In Acaryochloris marina S15, a single genomic region encodes these proteins:
- a CDS encoding DUF4168 domain-containing protein → MNTQKYVSTLKIFPTLLGLASMSVLTSLPSVASQSSLLSNSSTQLIAEAEAPKELSPAALKVLCKNFPLNSRCTGAATETSEDASATDSAPADTTVSAEEESADSPAMSDAPGGEVDAAAEPTDTAEGGAEQPTETPTASDAPADDAMGATDETDAAAEGGAEQPTDDPSVSDAPADDAMGATDETDAAAEGGAEQPTDDPSASDAPADDAVNATDETDATAEGGAEQPADDPSAGDATTPDATAPTMTAPTVAPPTVTPPTVTPPVSGPEGGEGGAAQPADDTGATPTAPIEETSPEGAMPSETEQPSSSTPETTPSADALKPEADSASGEQSSISEGELKQFATAIPQLSSLEKTTKGEISQVIGQSGLTQDKFNSLYNGQQASSPAVDATDAEKQSFEQAMTKIQAIEKKGQAEQEKVIRSQGLEPQRFSQILAAVRQDQSLRTKVQQMLQTN, encoded by the coding sequence ATGAATACTCAAAAGTATGTATCAACTTTGAAAATCTTCCCTACGCTGCTCGGTCTAGCAAGCATGAGTGTTTTGACCAGCTTACCTAGCGTTGCCAGCCAATCTTCCCTTCTCTCTAACTCATCCACACAACTGATAGCTGAAGCTGAAGCCCCTAAAGAGCTTTCTCCTGCTGCCTTGAAAGTTCTATGCAAGAACTTCCCTCTGAACTCTCGTTGCACTGGAGCAGCAACCGAAACTAGCGAAGATGCTTCAGCAACGGATAGTGCTCCTGCTGATACTACAGTATCTGCAGAAGAAGAATCGGCTGATTCCCCCGCCATGAGCGATGCTCCAGGTGGTGAAGTAGATGCTGCGGCTGAGCCGACAGATACTGCAGAGGGTGGCGCAGAACAACCCACCGAAACACCGACTGCCAGTGACGCTCCTGCTGACGATGCAATGGGAGCTACTGATGAAACGGATGCCGCTGCAGAAGGTGGTGCAGAACAACCTACTGACGATCCATCTGTCAGTGATGCCCCTGCTGACGATGCAATGGGAGCTACTGATGAAACGGACGCCGCTGCGGAAGGTGGTGCAGAACAACCTACTGACGATCCATCTGCCAGTGATGCCCCTGCTGATGATGCAGTGAATGCTACCGACGAGACGGACGCCACTGCAGAAGGTGGTGCAGAACAACCTGCTGACGATCCATCTGCTGGTGATGCCACTACACCGGATGCCACTGCTCCGACAATGACAGCTCCCACTGTCGCTCCTCCCACTGTTACTCCCCCAACCGTAACTCCCCCTGTTTCAGGTCCTGAAGGCGGTGAAGGTGGTGCTGCACAACCCGCTGATGATACCGGTGCCACTCCTACAGCTCCTATAGAGGAAACGAGCCCTGAAGGAGCAATGCCTTCAGAAACTGAACAACCCTCCAGCAGTACCCCTGAAACCACTCCAAGTGCTGATGCTTTAAAGCCAGAAGCTGATTCTGCATCAGGAGAACAATCCTCCATCTCTGAGGGTGAGCTTAAGCAATTTGCAACCGCCATACCTCAATTAAGTTCACTTGAGAAAACAACCAAAGGGGAAATTTCCCAAGTGATTGGTCAGTCAGGACTGACCCAAGATAAGTTCAATTCTCTATACAATGGGCAGCAAGCCAGTAGCCCAGCAGTAGATGCCACTGATGCAGAAAAACAGTCCTTTGAACAAGCAATGACCAAAATTCAGGCCATTGAAAAAAAGGGGCAAGCAGAGCAAGAAAAAGTGATTCGTTCCCAAGGACTAGAACCTCAGAGATTTAGTCAGATCTTAGCGGCTGTTCGCCAAGACCAATCCTTGCGAACCAAAGTTCAGCAGATGTTACAAACAAACTAG
- a CDS encoding response regulator transcription factor, with protein MKLLLVEDDERIAEALAEDLTDQHYAVDIAHDGEMGWELLEAFTYDLVLLDVMLPKMDGLAFCRQMRDQGLDIPVLMLTARDTTANKVDGLDAGADDYVVKPCELEEISARIRALLRRSPMTSPPILEWEDLKLNPNTCEVFFQEGLIALTPKEYSLLELFLRNKRRVFSRAQILEHLWAYEVLPEEDTVKAHIKGLRHKLKGAGAPNDLIQTVYGFGYRLKQVS; from the coding sequence ATGAAGCTTCTACTAGTAGAAGATGACGAGCGAATTGCAGAAGCATTGGCAGAAGATCTGACGGATCAGCACTATGCAGTAGATATAGCCCATGATGGAGAAATGGGCTGGGAACTACTGGAGGCATTTACCTATGATTTGGTTTTGCTAGATGTTATGTTGCCCAAGATGGATGGTTTGGCTTTCTGTCGGCAGATGAGAGACCAAGGTTTGGATATTCCCGTACTGATGCTGACAGCTCGAGATACTACAGCAAATAAAGTCGATGGGCTAGACGCAGGTGCCGATGATTATGTTGTCAAACCTTGTGAGTTAGAGGAAATATCGGCCAGAATTCGGGCCCTTTTGCGTCGGAGTCCCATGACTTCGCCACCAATCCTGGAATGGGAGGATCTGAAGCTAAATCCCAATACCTGCGAGGTCTTCTTTCAAGAAGGGCTGATTGCTTTGACTCCCAAAGAATATAGCCTGTTGGAGCTTTTTTTAAGAAACAAACGTCGAGTATTCAGTCGAGCCCAAATCCTGGAGCATCTTTGGGCTTATGAAGTTTTACCAGAAGAAGATACGGTAAAAGCCCATATCAAAGGGTTACGGCATAAGTTGAAAGGGGCAGGAGCCCCCAATGATTTAATTCAAACGGTCTATGGTTTTGGCTATCGTCTTAAACAGGTTTCGTAA
- a CDS encoding cell wall metabolism sensor histidine kinase WalK, whose product MAAILAVFSVQVYVFVSRRLYAQIDAELQTLAQSAALSLSDIKQEGKPYLDKVDKVPWRDIFNRDRHSLEWFTADGRLLARKGAITLHLPPKLREQNIVVRVIREEKSFQVRAFTISVHSDADALKRPLLEGYIRASQSITPVEKAQLRLLWGLGVGGTIALGLVGIGGLWLTEYSLKPVEQSFLRLKQFTADASHELRTPLTVIKTSVEVMMNHPERVHPKDAKKLAAISSATAQMNRLVEDLLFLARTDTSVPTARREWTRVALDEVLKDLVDFLDPSAQTQGVELVTQGIVPMTLVGDAMQLARLFSNLLRNAVAYTPSGGKVTLSVARTNQVTIISVEDTGIGISKEQIPYIFNRFYRVDKHRARRQGGLGLGLAIAQSIAQLHKGKITIQSQVGVGSCFRVHLPTVQMGVIEVSNNSIQLASRSTPLVSPKVK is encoded by the coding sequence ATGGCAGCAATCTTGGCCGTTTTTAGCGTACAAGTCTATGTCTTTGTAAGTCGACGACTCTACGCCCAAATTGATGCAGAGCTACAAACTTTAGCTCAATCTGCAGCCCTTTCTCTCTCAGATATTAAACAGGAAGGCAAGCCCTATCTCGATAAAGTAGATAAAGTTCCATGGCGCGATATCTTTAATCGAGACCGACATAGTTTGGAATGGTTCACAGCAGATGGTCGGTTGTTGGCTCGGAAAGGGGCGATTACACTTCACTTGCCACCCAAACTGAGAGAACAAAATATTGTTGTCCGAGTCATACGAGAAGAGAAGTCTTTTCAGGTTCGTGCATTTACTATTTCTGTTCATAGCGATGCCGATGCGCTAAAGCGCCCCTTACTAGAAGGATATATTCGGGCTAGTCAGTCCATTACTCCTGTAGAAAAAGCTCAGCTGAGGCTGCTTTGGGGACTAGGAGTAGGAGGAACGATTGCACTAGGTTTAGTCGGAATAGGAGGGTTGTGGCTAACGGAATATTCACTAAAACCAGTTGAGCAAAGTTTTTTGAGGCTAAAGCAGTTTACTGCGGACGCTTCCCATGAGTTACGAACTCCCCTAACAGTGATCAAAACATCTGTTGAGGTGATGATGAATCATCCAGAAAGAGTCCACCCCAAAGATGCAAAAAAACTGGCGGCTATTTCTAGTGCAACTGCACAAATGAACCGATTAGTTGAAGATCTACTCTTTTTGGCGAGAACAGATACATCTGTACCAACTGCCCGACGAGAATGGACTAGAGTGGCTTTAGATGAAGTCCTGAAGGACTTAGTCGACTTTTTAGATCCTTCTGCTCAAACTCAAGGGGTTGAATTAGTGACCCAAGGCATTGTTCCAATGACATTAGTTGGAGATGCCATGCAATTGGCTCGATTATTCTCAAATCTATTAAGGAATGCTGTGGCTTACACCCCTTCTGGGGGAAAAGTGACTCTATCTGTAGCGCGGACTAACCAGGTCACCATTATTAGTGTGGAGGATACTGGAATAGGCATCTCTAAAGAACAAATTCCCTATATCTTTAACCGCTTTTATCGTGTAGATAAGCACCGAGCTCGAAGGCAAGGAGGCTTAGGCCTTGGGTTGGCTATAGCTCAATCCATTGCTCAACTTCATAAAGGCAAAATTACTATTCAGAGTCAAGTTGGGGTAGGGAGTTGTTTCCGAGTTCATTTACCAACGGTACAAATGGGTGTCATTGAAGTATCTAATAACTCTATTCAGTTAGCTTCTAGGAGTACTCCACTAGTATCTCCAAAAGTTAAATAA